DNA from Synechococcales cyanobacterium T60_A2020_003:
ATTGAAGGCTAGGGGAAGCCTCACCTTCTGGATCGAAGAATCTGTGCTGGGGCAGTGGGTGGTCGAGGAGTTGAGCGGCAAACCCGGCGCGTCAGTTCTTTATAGTGACCTTGCGATTCAAACAATGGCGACCGTCAAAG
Protein-coding regions in this window:
- a CDS encoding transposase encodes the protein MKPQYRIRNWSEYNAGLKARGSLTFWIEESVLGQWVVEELSGKPGASVLYSDLAIQTMATVK